Below is a window of Bifidobacterium asteroides DNA.
TTACGAAGGTGTTTAGTTGAGCAACGCTTACAATCGCATTTTCAAGAATGGGGTCCAATGTATGGGATCAAACCCAGCCTTCGTCGCCCGAATGACTGTCATTACTTGCGGATTGATTCTTCTCCAAGAGAATAGCCACGATGCGGTCCATGTCTTCAGGCGAAGAAAATACGATTTCTATTTTTCCATGCTTTTTAGTGCCCTTAATAGCCACCTTGGTGTCAAAGTGACTTTCCAGATCCTGGCGTACAGGACTATCCGCCCAAGCATTTACCCTAGGCCTTTTTGCTTTCTTCTTCCCTTGCCCAGTTTGCAACGCGACGAGTTCCTCGGTAGATCTTACCGACAAACCTTCAGCAATAATCTTGTCTGCCAAGGCAGCCATGGACTTTTCATCCGGCAAAGTGAGCAAGGCGCGGGCATGCCCAGCTGACAATACACCTGAGCTAACCTTTTTCTGTACACTTGGGGGCAACTTCAACAATCGAAGCGTGTTGGTTATTTGAGGTCTCGACTTAGAGATTGACTTAGACAAACCATCCTGAGTCAAACCAAACTCATCTATCATTTGCTGGTAAGCGGCTGCTTCCTCCAAAGGATTAAGAGCCACTCTATGCAGATTCTCGAGCAAGGCATCTCGCAACATAGTGTCATCGCTCGTTGTCTTCACAATCGCTGGTATGGTGTCAAGACCAGCCAACCGAGAAGCTCGCCAACGGCGCTCACCCATTATGATTTCATAATGGGTTGTTTGCCTCAGGTTAGCCACTCTCTGGTTTAAAAGCTGGCTCGATTGTTCTTCACCGGTCCCAGCGCCAAATACCGTGAATTTGTTTTCCGCGCTGTCGACTGAGGATGTTTTATCCTCGATTGTTCTTGGACTGTCTGCAAGTGTTGATCTTCGCACCACTATGGGCTGCAATACACCAACTTCCTTGATGGAACGGGACAGTTCCAACAATTCGTCTTCATCGAAGATTTGCCTTGGTTGCTGAGCGTTGGGCCTAATATCGTCCACACGCACCTCGGCCAAGTACCCACCTTGGACGGGTTTTAACTGCTCTTGGCTATTGCTCTCCGCCTTACTGAGCCCGCTACCACTGCGAACAGCACCTGCGCGGCTAGTGCTTTGCCGAGTCTTATTTGTCCGATTGTCG
It encodes the following:
- a CDS encoding ParB/RepB/Spo0J family partition protein, with the protein product MTSHSRLGKGLGALFPALPGEDDETSVDKNGQQDNRVLDSGNKQATLQGSLTGSDEQQHPETNASEKDRAKKERNTTDSGRVSSQLAASTNSYKSGRKRSKAGQKRVSISESPNENVSRETFTSKRTAKRRSVPPISSLEHPSDLFFGSTTTNVSRETSPITKSSEAVDNRTNKTRQSTSRAGAVRSGSGLSKAESNSQEQLKPVQGGYLAEVRVDDIRPNAQQPRQIFDEDELLELSRSIKEVGVLQPIVVRRSTLADSPRTIEDKTSSVDSAENKFTVFGAGTGEEQSSQLLNQRVANLRQTTHYEIIMGERRWRASRLAGLDTIPAIVKTTSDDTMLRDALLENLHRVALNPLEEAAAYQQMIDEFGLTQDGLSKSISKSRPQITNTLRLLKLPPSVQKKVSSGVLSAGHARALLTLPDEKSMAALADKIIAEGLSVRSTEELVALQTGQGKKKAKRPRVNAWADSPVRQDLESHFDTKVAIKGTKKHGKIEIVFSSPEDMDRIVAILLEKNQSASNDSHSGDEGWV